Proteins encoded within one genomic window of Lysinibacillus sphaericus:
- a CDS encoding NAD(P)H-dependent flavin oxidoreductase gives MLKKFEMHYPIIQAPMAGVTTPKFVAACAEVGILGSIGAGYLDGEQTRNFIQEVKKLTQKPFAVNLFVQEEPRIDIDVLQKARMALQPYYDELGLSPVQSVMSNEVFEGQLQAVLDEQVAVCSFTFGIPSPEVIQRLKDKNIYVIGTATTLEEAIQVEQSGMDAVVLQGGEAGGHRGSFTNPMQLIAREDLLQHVVGNITIPIIVAGGIVSHEDVQRALAGGAQAVQIGTALLVADECEISPLYKKAILQSKPQQTTITYAFTGKAARGLTNHFTEHMKDAIVAPYPLQHHLTSTIRKESAAQGNPQYLSMWMGENSHLVQPGTVKSIIEKLV, from the coding sequence ATGTTAAAAAAATTTGAAATGCACTATCCAATTATTCAAGCACCGATGGCGGGGGTTACTACACCAAAATTTGTTGCTGCCTGTGCGGAAGTTGGGATACTAGGCTCAATTGGAGCGGGCTATTTAGATGGTGAGCAGACAAGGAATTTTATTCAGGAAGTAAAAAAGCTTACGCAAAAGCCATTTGCCGTAAATTTATTTGTGCAAGAAGAGCCACGCATTGATATAGATGTTCTCCAAAAAGCACGTATGGCGCTACAGCCTTACTATGATGAGCTCGGATTATCACCAGTGCAAAGTGTGATGTCAAACGAAGTTTTTGAGGGGCAATTGCAAGCAGTTCTGGATGAGCAAGTAGCTGTGTGCTCGTTTACATTTGGTATACCATCTCCAGAAGTTATTCAACGTTTAAAGGATAAAAATATTTATGTGATCGGGACAGCTACTACGCTAGAAGAAGCCATTCAAGTTGAGCAGTCAGGTATGGATGCGGTTGTTTTACAAGGTGGTGAGGCAGGAGGGCATCGTGGCTCATTTACGAACCCCATGCAATTAATTGCCCGTGAAGATTTACTGCAACATGTAGTAGGCAACATAACAATCCCAATTATTGTTGCAGGGGGCATTGTTTCTCATGAAGATGTGCAGCGCGCACTAGCGGGTGGTGCACAGGCGGTACAAATAGGTACTGCATTATTAGTAGCTGATGAATGTGAAATATCACCATTGTATAAAAAGGCTATCTTGCAGTCGAAGCCACAACAGACGACGATTACGTATGCTTTTACTGGTAAAGCAGCGCGTGGCTTAACCAATCATTTTACAGAACATATGAAGGATGCTATTGTAGCACCGTATCCATTGCAACATCATTTAACCTCCACTATTCGTAAGGAAAGTGCAGCACAAGGCAATCCACAATATTTATCGATGTGGATGGGGGAAAACAGTCACTTAGTGCAACCCGGTACAGTGAAAAGTATTATTGAAAAATTAGTATAG
- a CDS encoding NAD(P)H-dependent flavin oxidoreductase, whose protein sequence is MSCLPIIVAPMFLISNPAMVIEASRAGAIGSFPLLNARPVSTCADWLQEIKEALPTEPWAVNFICHPVANARFEEDLQLIEKYEPPIVITSLGNPKRVIDIVHRYGGKVYADVANVKHAEKSAATGVDGLILVSAGAGGHGGQLNPFGFVAAVKKFFNGTIILSGAISSGADVLATQIIGADYAYLGTRFIACHEGDAPEAYKNMVIESTTDDVLYTDAFSGVPVNVLIPSLIKEGIDPSTLTPKEAIDLTHLVNVKAWRDIWSAGHGVTTIEKRESVREIIMSLHEEYESAKQRLNVVQSL, encoded by the coding sequence ATGTCATGTTTACCAATTATTGTAGCACCAATGTTTTTAATTTCGAATCCAGCGATGGTCATCGAGGCAAGTCGGGCAGGGGCTATTGGTTCGTTTCCACTATTAAATGCAAGACCCGTTTCAACTTGCGCAGACTGGCTTCAAGAGATTAAAGAGGCGTTGCCAACAGAGCCATGGGCCGTCAATTTTATATGTCATCCAGTAGCGAATGCACGTTTTGAAGAAGATTTACAATTAATTGAAAAATATGAGCCACCTATTGTCATTACATCGCTTGGCAACCCGAAGCGTGTGATTGATATCGTGCATCGTTATGGGGGAAAGGTCTATGCGGATGTGGCCAATGTCAAGCATGCTGAGAAATCGGCAGCCACGGGTGTAGATGGGTTAATTCTTGTGAGTGCAGGAGCTGGTGGACATGGTGGGCAACTGAATCCATTCGGCTTTGTCGCTGCAGTCAAAAAATTCTTTAATGGCACCATTATTTTGTCAGGCGCTATATCAAGTGGTGCAGATGTATTGGCAACGCAAATTATTGGAGCGGACTATGCTTATTTAGGCACTCGCTTTATTGCTTGTCATGAAGGAGATGCACCAGAGGCTTATAAAAACATGGTTATCGAAAGTACAACAGATGATGTTTTGTATACAGATGCCTTTAGTGGCGTGCCTGTCAATGTGCTAATTCCATCCTTAATAAAAGAAGGAATTGACCCGTCGACATTAACGCCAAAAGAGGCTATTGATTTAACACACCTTGTAAATGTGAAGGCTTGGCGTGATATTTGGTCGGCAGGACATGGTGTCACAACGATTGAAAAACGTGAGTCTGTGCGTGAAATTATTATGTCATTACATGAGGAATATGAAAGCGCAAAGCAACGATTGAATGTGGTACAGTCTTTGTAA
- a CDS encoding DUF1385 domain-containing protein yields the protein MVQLKYIKRVVLALSNSPVYGGQAQLEGVMFGGKEHTITAIRRNDDSIDYYHYKKVQKPILQKLKKIPFVRGVVALIESAGLGSRHMQFSGDRYDVTPGEEVENVEESGSKLQMILGVAVVGILSFLFGKFAFTLIPVFIADLFSPWIEGKVGQVLLESGIKLLLLLTYLYFISLTPIIKRVFQYHGAEHKVINCYEAGMDITVENVQAQSRLHYRCGSSFMLFTVFVGMFLYFFVPTDPLWLRIVDRILLIPVVLGVSFEVLQATNACRNIPLLRYLGYPGLWLQLLTTREPMDEQVEVAIASFNMLRRVEQQPEIAATLNHD from the coding sequence ATGGTACAGTTGAAATATATAAAGAGAGTGGTGTTAGCCTTGAGCAATTCACCTGTATACGGGGGACAAGCACAATTAGAGGGTGTGATGTTCGGAGGGAAGGAACATACGATTACTGCCATTCGCCGTAACGATGATTCCATTGATTACTATCATTATAAAAAAGTCCAAAAACCAATCCTGCAAAAGCTTAAAAAAATTCCATTTGTACGTGGGGTTGTTGCACTTATTGAATCAGCAGGTTTAGGTTCACGTCATATGCAATTTTCAGGGGACCGTTATGACGTTACACCTGGCGAAGAAGTCGAAAATGTAGAAGAAAGCGGCTCAAAATTACAAATGATTTTAGGCGTAGCCGTTGTCGGGATTCTTTCTTTCCTATTCGGTAAATTTGCATTTACATTAATTCCAGTGTTTATTGCGGATTTATTCTCACCATGGATAGAAGGGAAAGTCGGTCAAGTGCTACTCGAAAGTGGCATTAAGCTTCTTCTACTGCTTACCTATCTATATTTTATTTCTTTAACACCAATTATTAAACGCGTTTTCCAATATCATGGTGCCGAGCATAAGGTCATTAATTGCTATGAAGCTGGTATGGATATTACTGTGGAAAATGTGCAAGCACAATCTCGTTTACATTATCGATGCGGTAGTAGCTTTATGCTATTCACTGTGTTCGTTGGTATGTTTTTATATTTCTTCGTACCTACAGACCCGCTGTGGTTACGAATTGTAGACCGTATTTTATTAATTCCTGTTGTATTAGGGGTATCATTTGAAGTACTACAAGCAACAAATGCATGCCGCAATATTCCTTTGTTACGCTATTTAGGCTATCCGGGTCTATGGTTACAACTACTGACAACAAGAGAGCCGATGGACGAACAGGTCGAAGTTGCGATTGCCTCATTTAATATGCTACGTCGAGTTGAACAACAACCTGAAATCGCTGCAACATTAAATCACGATTAA
- the accB gene encoding acetyl-CoA carboxylase biotin carboxyl carrier protein, translating to MFKIQEIREIIKLVDSSSIDEFVYEVDGAKVKLKKNGVVVTETVAPKKQETAPVVQQTAPVAPAAPAKAEEAPAAPVAAPASNDPSLHKIVSPMVGTFYAAPNPDSPAYVKVGDKVGDETIVCIVEAMKLFNEIEAEVKGEIVEVLAKDGDLVEYGQPLFLVKAE from the coding sequence ATGTTCAAAATTCAAGAAATTCGTGAAATTATCAAATTAGTAGATTCTTCTTCAATCGACGAGTTCGTTTATGAAGTAGATGGCGCAAAGGTTAAATTAAAAAAGAATGGTGTTGTCGTAACTGAAACAGTAGCACCTAAAAAACAAGAAACAGCCCCTGTTGTACAACAAACTGCACCAGTAGCACCAGCAGCTCCAGCGAAAGCTGAAGAAGCACCAGCAGCTCCAGTAGCAGCACCTGCAAGCAACGACCCATCGTTACATAAAATTGTATCACCAATGGTTGGTACGTTCTATGCAGCTCCAAACCCAGATTCACCAGCATACGTAAAAGTTGGCGACAAAGTAGGCGATGAAACAATCGTTTGTATCGTAGAAGCGATGAAGCTTTTCAACGAAATCGAAGCTGAAGTTAAAGGTGAAATCGTTGAAGTACTTGCCAAAGATGGCGATTTAGTAGAATACGGTCAACCATTATTCCTTGTAAAAGCTGAGTAA
- a CDS encoding M24 family metallopeptidase, with protein MLKLQKLRKILQEQNIDGILITNEYNRRYMTGFTGTAGVAIVSQNDAVFITDFRYTEQATAQIKDYRIVQHEATLLEEIATQVKAMGIKLLGFEKDSVSYGTYELYKNVIQADLVPVSGLIEKIRLIKTAQEINIIKVACEIADHAFTHILDYIKPGKTELDVSNELEFFMRQQGATQSSFDTIVASGLRSALPHGVATNKVIEKGDFVTLDFGALYNGYISDITRTVAVGEPSEKLVEMYNTVLASQLLALEKVGPGLTGIQADAIARDYLTEKGYGEAFGHSLGHGIGLEVHEGPGLSKRSNTVLEPGMAVTIEPGVYVPGVGGVRIEDDILITESGNELLTHSTKELIIL; from the coding sequence ATGTTGAAATTACAAAAGCTTCGTAAAATACTTCAAGAACAAAACATCGATGGCATTTTAATTACGAACGAGTATAACCGCCGCTATATGACAGGTTTTACTGGTACGGCTGGCGTAGCGATTGTGTCCCAAAATGATGCTGTGTTTATTACAGACTTCCGCTATACAGAGCAAGCAACTGCACAAATTAAGGATTACCGAATTGTGCAACATGAAGCAACACTCCTAGAAGAAATTGCAACACAAGTTAAAGCGATGGGTATTAAATTATTGGGCTTTGAGAAAGATTCTGTCAGCTATGGTACATATGAGTTGTATAAAAATGTAATTCAAGCTGATTTAGTGCCCGTTTCTGGATTAATTGAAAAAATTCGCTTGATTAAGACTGCACAAGAGATTAATATTATTAAGGTTGCGTGTGAAATTGCTGACCACGCATTTACACATATTTTAGACTACATCAAGCCAGGTAAAACAGAGCTTGACGTTTCGAATGAATTAGAATTTTTCATGCGACAACAAGGAGCAACACAGTCCTCTTTTGATACAATTGTAGCGTCTGGTCTTCGCTCGGCACTACCACATGGTGTTGCAACAAATAAAGTTATTGAAAAAGGCGACTTTGTCACACTTGATTTTGGTGCGCTATACAATGGCTATATTTCGGATATAACACGTACGGTGGCAGTTGGTGAGCCATCTGAAAAATTAGTAGAAATGTACAATACAGTCCTTGCGTCACAACTTTTAGCACTTGAAAAAGTTGGTCCTGGCTTAACAGGTATTCAAGCAGATGCCATTGCACGTGACTATTTAACAGAAAAAGGCTATGGTGAGGCATTTGGTCATTCATTAGGGCATGGGATTGGTCTTGAAGTACATGAAGGCCCTGGCCTATCGAAACGATCAAATACGGTTTTAGAGCCGGGAATGGCCGTGACGATTGAACCAGGTGTTTATGTACCGGGAGTCGGTGGAGTTCGTATCGAAGACGATATTTTGATCACTGAATCAGGTAATGAACTACTAACACATTCGACAAAAGAACTTATTATCTTATAA
- a CDS encoding stage III sporulation protein AE, whose amino-acid sequence MQEQLLSFFIDPFFLLLKMTLILCGYVIITLIVNMLLPEFEKGTRILFFLIVLATIGPVVVNSFQLIDEIAQGLSHIFTAFYPILTSSFLLSSSITAIASWQPFLLFFVQVLTIISSKWLIPGVLFAIVFDVCSVIVKEISFTRIAELIRFTIMSIVSASVICYIILMSASGVAAFSVNKAVAEPVKKLIEENIPVVGSFIVDSFSMFQHMTQFSTSISSISAFIAVITVSFIPTVQLVVSAYSLKLLAAILEPIAFDDICKLLDHVSKSLFTLCAVSFLIAFSFMFSCFFLIVFVQVLAGGR is encoded by the coding sequence GTGCAGGAGCAACTACTTTCGTTTTTCATCGATCCATTTTTTCTCTTGCTCAAGATGACGCTCATATTGTGTGGCTATGTCATCATTACGTTAATTGTCAACATGCTTTTACCAGAATTTGAAAAAGGGACAAGAATCCTTTTTTTTCTTATTGTGTTAGCCACGATTGGACCAGTAGTCGTTAACTCATTTCAACTTATTGATGAAATTGCACAAGGACTTTCTCATATATTCACAGCCTTTTATCCAATTCTTACTTCTAGTTTTTTGCTATCCAGTAGTATTACTGCAATTGCTTCTTGGCAGCCTTTTTTGCTTTTTTTTGTACAAGTCTTAACGATCATTAGTAGTAAATGGCTTATCCCAGGTGTACTCTTTGCCATTGTCTTTGATGTATGCAGTGTCATTGTCAAAGAAATATCTTTTACGAGAATTGCAGAATTAATTCGTTTTACTATTATGAGTATTGTTTCTGCGTCTGTTATTTGCTACATCATTTTAATGTCGGCAAGTGGTGTTGCTGCATTTAGTGTCAATAAGGCTGTTGCAGAGCCAGTGAAAAAGTTAATAGAAGAAAATATTCCAGTAGTCGGTTCTTTTATCGTAGATAGTTTTTCAATGTTTCAGCATATGACCCAATTTTCTACTTCAATTAGTAGTATAAGTGCTTTTATTGCCGTGATAACTGTATCGTTTATTCCGACAGTCCAGCTTGTGGTTAGTGCGTATTCATTAAAACTATTAGCCGCTATTTTAGAACCGATTGCTTTTGATGATATATGTAAATTACTTGATCATGTTAGTAAATCTCTCTTTACATTATGTGCAGTATCATTTCTAATTGCTTTTTCATTTATGTTTTCTTGTTTTTTCCTTATTGTTTTCGTGCAAGTGCTGGCAGGGGGGAGATAG
- the aroQ gene encoding type II 3-dehydroquinate dehydratase: MKLLCLNGPNLNRLGKREPHIYGHETLDDVKNNVQNLAASLGATVEFRQSNHEGVLVDWVHEAEDEKYDGIIFNPGAYTHTSVALHDAIAGVTVPVIEVHISNIHKREAFRHHSYLAPACLGQISGLGTKGYELALRTFIEREK, from the coding sequence GTGAAGTTATTATGTTTGAATGGACCAAACTTAAATCGACTGGGAAAGCGTGAGCCACATATTTATGGCCATGAAACACTAGACGATGTCAAAAATAATGTTCAAAATCTTGCGGCTTCTCTTGGTGCTACAGTCGAGTTTCGTCAATCGAATCACGAGGGTGTTCTTGTGGATTGGGTGCACGAGGCGGAAGATGAAAAGTATGATGGGATTATCTTTAATCCAGGTGCGTATACCCATACAAGTGTAGCATTACATGATGCAATTGCAGGAGTGACCGTACCGGTTATTGAAGTACATATTTCCAATATCCACAAACGTGAGGCATTTCGCCACCATTCTTATCTTGCCCCAGCCTGTCTAGGTCAAATTAGTGGACTTGGTACAAAAGGCTATGAACTAGCACTACGCACTTTTATTGAGAGGGAGAAATAA
- a CDS encoding SpoIIIAH-like family protein — MRVRRRTVWFMTLLSLVAVISVYYLVDPAKQFNGLTIFTDDTLQQTAITGVTDQEATNKQDATQEVLSPSHLFEEMRMQVNDERSQLREQLTQKIASEEYTAEEKNEAFNEIDGLIKQESAEAMLEMLIKSLGYNDAFVRAEGEKVSVTVMAEELSKSQANEIIYLVKTEWEGANDVQVKFSANNY; from the coding sequence ATGCGCGTACGTAGAAGAACAGTTTGGTTTATGACATTATTAAGTCTTGTAGCAGTTATTTCAGTTTATTATTTGGTGGATCCTGCAAAACAGTTTAATGGCTTAACGATTTTTACAGATGATACATTACAACAAACAGCAATTACAGGTGTTACAGATCAGGAAGCTACTAATAAGCAAGATGCAACCCAAGAAGTATTGTCTCCAAGTCATTTATTTGAAGAAATGCGTATGCAAGTAAATGATGAAAGAAGCCAATTACGTGAACAATTAACGCAAAAAATTGCGTCTGAAGAATATACAGCTGAAGAAAAAAATGAGGCTTTCAATGAAATCGATGGCTTGATTAAACAGGAATCGGCTGAAGCAATGCTTGAAATGTTGATTAAGTCTTTAGGCTATAATGATGCGTTTGTTAGAGCGGAAGGTGAAAAAGTTTCCGTAACGGTTATGGCAGAAGAATTATCAAAATCACAAGCAAATGAAATTATTTATTTAGTAAAAACAGAGTGGGAAGGCGCAAATGACGTTCAAGTTAAATTCAGTGCAAATAACTATTAA
- a CDS encoding ABC transporter permease, with product MKAIVFATRNHKEIIRDPLTLLFGIGLPIVLMGLFSVMQKNIPFGLYEINNLTPGVIVFSFSFLTLFSGMLLGRDKSTSFLMRIFASPMVAVDYIVGYVLPLLPIAILQIVFCLLTAGFLGLTLDFYTLLLVVVLLIISLLYIGIGLLLGTLFTDKQVGGLFAIFVNIATWLSGTWFELDMIGGTVQKIANFLPFAYAVDAARDVLNGHYEDAILPLSVVIVYTFFTFIIVNLAFKQKMRAHF from the coding sequence AAGCGATTGTATTTGCAACAAGAAATCATAAAGAAATTATACGAGATCCATTAACGCTACTTTTCGGTATTGGCTTACCAATAGTACTGATGGGATTATTTTCTGTCATGCAAAAAAATATCCCGTTTGGGTTATATGAAATCAACAATCTAACGCCAGGCGTAATTGTTTTTAGTTTTTCATTCCTCACACTTTTCTCGGGTATGTTACTCGGGAGAGATAAAAGTACCTCATTTTTAATGCGTATCTTTGCTTCTCCGATGGTCGCAGTGGATTATATTGTCGGGTATGTTTTACCTTTATTGCCGATTGCCATTTTACAAATTGTTTTCTGTTTATTAACAGCAGGGTTTCTAGGTTTAACATTGGATTTCTATACGTTACTGTTAGTAGTCGTGCTACTTATTATTTCCTTACTATATATTGGAATTGGGTTGCTACTAGGGACATTATTTACAGATAAACAAGTTGGTGGCTTATTCGCAATATTTGTAAACATTGCTACTTGGTTAAGTGGTACATGGTTTGAGCTAGATATGATTGGAGGTACAGTGCAAAAGATAGCGAACTTCCTTCCATTTGCTTATGCGGTGGATGCTGCACGAGATGTGCTAAATGGACATTATGAAGATGCCATCCTACCCCTATCTGTTGTCATTGTTTATACGTTCTTCACGTTTATTATTGTCAATTTAGCGTTTAAGCAAAAAATGCGAGCGCATTTTTAA
- the efp gene encoding elongation factor P, which produces MISVNDFRTGLTIIVDGQLYRVLDFQHVKPGKGAAFVRSKLRNLRNGSVNEKTFRAGEKVEKAQIDNRKMQYLYAQGDEHVFMDLESYEQTELASAAIEYELKFLKENMEVHIQSYQGEMLGVELPNTVELEVTETEPGIKGDTASGGTKPATLETGLIVQVPFFVNQGDKLVINTTEASYVSRA; this is translated from the coding sequence ATGATTTCAGTAAACGATTTCCGTACAGGTCTAACAATTATTGTTGATGGCCAATTATATCGCGTGTTAGATTTCCAACACGTTAAACCAGGTAAAGGTGCTGCATTCGTACGTTCTAAATTACGTAACCTTCGTAACGGTTCTGTGAATGAAAAAACATTCCGTGCTGGTGAAAAAGTAGAGAAAGCACAAATTGATAATCGTAAAATGCAATATTTATATGCTCAAGGTGATGAGCATGTATTTATGGATTTAGAGTCATATGAGCAAACTGAACTTGCTTCAGCTGCCATTGAATATGAATTGAAATTCCTAAAAGAAAATATGGAAGTACACATTCAATCTTACCAAGGTGAAATGCTAGGTGTAGAATTACCAAACACGGTTGAATTAGAAGTAACTGAAACAGAACCAGGTATTAAAGGTGATACTGCTTCAGGCGGTACAAAACCTGCTACACTTGAAACTGGTCTTATCGTGCAAGTTCCATTCTTCGTGAACCAAGGTGACAAGTTAGTGATTAACACTACTGAAGCATCTTACGTATCACGTGCATAA